The Tripterygium wilfordii isolate XIE 37 chromosome 5, ASM1340144v1, whole genome shotgun sequence genome window below encodes:
- the LOC119998794 gene encoding non-functional NADPH-dependent codeinone reductase 2-like has product MGNPPLSSVGSYPPIPMGSTPLLSLGSTGKRIPQLGYGTADFPFGANSETMRDSLLHAIKIGYRHFDTAANYQSEQPLGEAIAEALRLGFIQSRDELFITSKLWCSDAHPNLVLPALRKSLGSIGVDYLDLYLIHFPVSMKPGPFEFPLKDTLPMDFKAVWEDMEECQRIGLTKSIGVSNFSCKKLENLLATAKIPPAVNQVEMNPMWQQKKLRELCDRKNILIVAYSPLGAKGTPWQGHLVTESEVLKGIAAANGKSAAQVCLRWLCEQGVGVIVKSFNKERIKENFDIFSWELKQEDVYKISQIPQHRGYLAQGFISDDAPYKSVEEFWDGEI; this is encoded by the exons ATGGGAAACCCACCATTGTCATCAGTTGGTTCATATCCCCCAATACCGATGGGAAGCACACCATTGTTATCACTTGGCTCAACCGGAAAAAGAATTCCCCAATTAGGCTATGGAACTGCCGATTTCCCGTTCGGAGCCAATTCAGAGACGATGAGAGATTCTCTTCTTCATGCAATCAAAATCGGGTACAGACATTTCGACACCGCAGCTAATTATCAATCAGAGCAGCCCCTCGGCGAAGCAATAGCAGAAGCTCTACGCCTCGGCTTCATCCAATCCCGCGACGAGCTCTTCATTACTTCAAAGCTCTGGTGCAGTGACGCGCACCCCAATCTTGTCCTCCCAGCACTTCGCAAATCACTTGG GAGTATTGGAGTGGACTACCTTGATCTGTACCTAATTCACTTTCCTGTGAGTATGAAGCCAGGACCATTTGAGTTTCCTTTGAAGGACACTCTTCCAATGGACTTCAAGGCTGTTTGGGAAGACATGGAGGAGTGTCAAAGGATTGGATTAACAAAATCTATTGGAGTTAGCAATTTCTCTTGCAAGAAGCTTGAAAACTTGCTTGCCACAGCCAAGATTCCTCCAGCAGTGAATCAA gTAGAGATGAATCCAATGTGGCAACAAAAGAAGCTGAGGGAGTTATGTGACAGGAAGAATATACTTATTGTTGCTTATTCTCCTTTGGGAGCCAAAGGAACACCATGGCAAGGACATCTCGTGACTGAAAGTGAGGTTCTTAAAGGGATTGCTGCTGCAAATGGGAAAAGTGCTGCACAG GTATGTCTAAGATGGTTGTGCGAGCAAGGAGTGGGTGTGATCGTAAAGAGCTTcaacaaagaaagaattaaAGAAAACTTTGATATATTTAGTTGGGAGTTGAAGCAAGAAGATGTGTACAAGATAAGTCAAATTCCACAGCACAGAGGATACCTCGCACAAGGTTTCATCTCAGACGACGCCCCTTACAAGTCTGTTGAGGAGTTCTGGGATGGTGAGATTTGA